A genomic segment from Paramixta manurensis encodes:
- a CDS encoding glutamine amidotransferase yields MQKNILLVGESWTSTSTHIKGFDQFATATWHSGATDFLAALADSQYAVTHMPAHAAAAEFPTTLQALQQWDAIILSDVGANTLLLHPDTWLKSRRTANRLTLIHDYVAAGGGLMMVGGYYSFQGINGGARYRNTAVEKVLPVRCLAWDDRIETPEGCYAEVQEAHAVLNDLPGEWPWLLGYNEVEMQPQGKLLATVAGSGHPLLAVRDYQQGRSLVWTSDMSAHWLPEEFAQWPGYRQLWINCLDWLTERA; encoded by the coding sequence ATGCAAAAAAATATCTTACTGGTTGGCGAGTCCTGGACCAGTACCTCAACACATATTAAAGGCTTCGATCAATTCGCGACCGCGACCTGGCACAGCGGAGCGACAGATTTTCTCGCCGCGCTGGCGGATAGCCAGTATGCCGTGACCCATATGCCTGCGCACGCGGCGGCGGCGGAATTTCCAACCACCCTGCAGGCATTGCAGCAGTGGGACGCGATTATTCTGTCGGATGTCGGTGCGAATACCTTGTTGCTGCACCCGGATACCTGGCTGAAAAGCCGCCGTACCGCTAATCGCCTAACGTTGATTCACGATTATGTCGCGGCGGGCGGTGGGTTAATGATGGTTGGCGGCTACTACAGTTTTCAGGGCATCAACGGCGGCGCGCGTTACCGTAACACCGCAGTGGAAAAGGTGCTGCCGGTACGCTGCCTGGCTTGGGATGATCGCATTGAAACGCCCGAAGGGTGTTATGCCGAAGTGCAGGAAGCGCATGCGGTGTTGAATGATTTGCCCGGCGAGTGGCCGTGGCTGCTGGGGTATAACGAAGTTGAAATGCAGCCGCAGGGGAAACTGTTAGCCACCGTGGCGGGTAGCGGGCATCCGCTACTGGCGGTGCGTGACTATCAGCAGGGGCGCTCGCTGGTATGGACCAGCGATATGTCCGCCCATTGGCTACCCGAGGAGTTTGCCCAATGGCCGGGTTATCGCCAACTGTGGATCAACTGTCTTGACTGGCTAACGGAACGTGCCTGA
- a CDS encoding phosphotriesterase family protein, translated as MNGSIFRHPQPLPVGVGSGYVMTVLGPLPLGEMGVTLMHEHILLDASGKWVPPCCCSDRHVAEMPVKIENLGELALNPLMSRDNCQLFDVDVAIEELMKYRALGGETVVDPTNIGIGRDPKALQRIARLTGLNIVMGTGLYLEPSHPEWVRAISVEQLTDKLIYDVGGAEEKPEVIAGLIGEIGVSSRFTADEEKSLRAAGRANAATGVPIEVHLPGWERLGHKVLDILEQEGANLRHTVLCHMNPSFADKRYQRELAQRGAFLEYDMIGMSYYYADESAQSPSDEENARAICELIEDGFIEQILLSQDVFLKTMLTRYGGHGYGYILKHFVPRLKRHGVSGEQLETLMMANPQRVFGG; from the coding sequence ATGAACGGATCGATTTTTCGTCATCCGCAGCCGTTGCCGGTCGGCGTTGGCAGTGGATATGTGATGACCGTGCTCGGCCCGCTGCCGCTCGGCGAGATGGGCGTAACGCTGATGCACGAGCATATTTTGCTGGATGCCTCCGGTAAATGGGTACCGCCCTGTTGCTGTAGCGATCGCCATGTCGCTGAAATGCCGGTGAAAATAGAAAACCTCGGCGAGCTGGCGCTTAATCCGCTGATGAGCCGCGATAACTGCCAACTGTTTGATGTCGATGTCGCGATAGAGGAGCTGATGAAGTATCGCGCGCTCGGCGGCGAAACGGTGGTTGATCCCACCAACATTGGCATTGGTCGCGATCCAAAAGCGCTGCAACGCATCGCCCGGCTGACCGGGTTGAATATCGTGATGGGAACCGGCTTATATCTGGAGCCATCGCACCCCGAATGGGTAAGAGCCATCAGCGTCGAGCAGTTGACCGATAAGCTGATTTACGATGTTGGCGGGGCGGAAGAGAAACCGGAAGTGATTGCCGGGCTGATTGGCGAAATCGGCGTTTCCAGCCGGTTCACCGCCGATGAGGAAAAATCGCTGCGTGCGGCGGGGCGAGCCAATGCCGCCACCGGCGTGCCGATTGAGGTGCATCTACCAGGTTGGGAACGGCTAGGCCACAAGGTGCTGGATATTCTCGAACAAGAGGGCGCCAATCTGCGCCATACCGTGCTGTGCCATATGAATCCCAGTTTCGCCGATAAGCGTTATCAGCGCGAACTGGCGCAGCGTGGCGCTTTCCTTGAATACGACATGATCGGCATGAGCTATTACTACGCCGATGAGTCGGCGCAATCGCCTTCCGATGAGGAGAATGCGCGGGCGATTTGTGAGCTGATCGAGGATGGCTTCATTGAGCAAATTTTGTTGTCGCAAGATGTGTTCCTCAAAACCATGCTGACCCGTTACGGCGGGCACGGTTATGGCTACATCCTCAAACACTTTGTTCCGCGCCTGAAACGCCACGGCGTCAGCGGCGAACAGCTTGAAACACTAATGATGGCCAATCCGCAGCGTGTATTTGGCGGATAA